The Pedobacter frigiditerrae genomic sequence AATTGTCATCAATTTTATTGCTTACAGCAATGGTTGGCGCAGTATTGTTAACTAAAAAAGAAGAAAAAGCAAATGGATAATTTAACATCAACAATGCAAACAGTTCCACTTAACCATTACATCTGGTTATGTGCTATAATCTTCACCATTGGTGTAATTGGTGTTTTAACCAGAAGAAATGCCATAGTGATTTTTATGTCGGTAGAGTTAATGTTAAACTCAGTTAACTTATTACTTACTGCTTTTTCAGTACACCATAACGACCCATCTGGCCAGGTATTTGTATTTTTTATCATGGCTTTAGCAGCGGCTGAAGTAGCAGTAGGGCTGGCAATTATTGTAATGGTTTACAGAAATACCCAATCAATAGATATTAATGTGTTAAATCGCCTTAAGTGGTAATTATATAGAAGAAAAGAATGACAATAGATAATATACTTTGGCTTGTACCTCTGCTTCCATTATTGGGCTTTATCATAAATGGTCTTGGCAGAAATACATTTAGCAAAGGATTGATTGGTTTAATTGGAAGTGGGACTATACTTGCTTCATTCATATTGAGTGTAATTTTGTTTACAGAATTACAATTGGCTCAACATAATCAGAAATTCACAGTAGAACTTTTCGATTGGATTAGTGCTGGTAATTTACATATTCCACTTTCGTTTTTATACGACCCATTAAGTTCAATTATGCTGTTGATTATAACAGGTATTGGCTTTTTAATCCATCTTTATTCAATTGGTTACATGCATGAAGATGCTGGTTTTGGTAAATTCTTCGCTTATCTGAACCTGTTTATCTTCTTTATGTTGATTTTAGTTTTAGGGTCAAACTATATTGTGATGTTCATCGGATGGGAAGGTGTAGGTTTATGTTCTTATTTACTAATAGGATTTTGGTATACCAATAGCAATTATGCAAGTGCTGCTAAAAAAGCATTTGTAATGAATAGAATTGGAGATTTAGGATTTTTGATTGGTGTATTTTTAATCTTCAATACTTTCGGAAGTGTAGAATTTGCAAAAGTATTTCCTCAAGCTGCAAGTATGATGCCTGGAGCAGGAGTGATGACTTTAATTACCATTTTATTATTTATTGGTGCTTGCGGTAAATCTGCACAGTTACCTTTATTTACTTGGTTGCCAGATGCGATGGCTGGTCCAACACCAGTTTCTGCATTGATACATGCTGCAACAATGGTTACGGCTGGTATTTATATGATTGCTCGTTCAAGCGTGTTATTTAACTTAGCACCAACTACTCAAATGATTATTGCAATCATTGGTACAGCCACTGCTTTAATAGCTGCAATTATTGCTTTAACACAAACAGATATTAAAAAAGTATTGGCTTATTCAACCGTATCTCAATTGGGGTATATGTTTTTAGGTTTAGGCGTTGGTGCTTATACAGGTTCATTCTTTCACGTTTTAACTCATGCTTTCTTTAAAGCATTGTTATTCTTAGGTGCTGGTTCTGTAATTCACGCCATGCATCATGAGCAAGATATGCGCCACATGGGTGGATTAAAATCTAAGCTTAAAATTACTTTTGCGACTATGATGATTGGTACTATCGCAATTGCGGGAATCCCACCATTTTCAGGTTTCTTTTCAAAAGATGAAATTTTAGCTCACGCATTCGAATACAATAAAGTGCTTTGGGCAATAGGTTTATTAACGGCCTTCTTAACTGCATTTTATATGTTCAGAATGATGTTCTTGACATTCTCAGGAAAATACCGTGGAACACATCATGCAGAAGAGCATATTCACGAATCACCAAAAGTGATGACTTATCCCTTAATTGTGTTAGCTATTTTAGCAGCAGTTGGTGGACTGATAAATATTCCACACGTATTTGGTGGTAACGAATGGTTGGCTCATTGGTTAACCGGTGCTGGCATTGCTCCAAAAGAATTAGAATTAAGTCATACAGAAGAGTTTGCTCTAATGGGTGCTTCAGTTTTAGCAGCGTTAGTTGCATTAGGATACGCTTATACTAAATATGTTAAAAATGCTTATGTTCCAGTTCCTGAAGAAGGTAAACGTTCAATTTTGGCAAAAATATCATATAACAAATTCTATTTGGATGAGATTTATAATGCTATTATCACTAAACCTTTAGATGCATTCTCTAAATTTTTCTATCGCATTATAGATAAAAAAGTTATTGATGGTTTGGTAAATGGATTTGGTTGGTCGGCAACAGAAGGAAGTAAAGGCTTACGTCTTTTACAATCTGGTAATGTTGGCTTCTATATATTTATGATGGTATTCGGTATCGTCGCTTTGTTATTGTATACTTATTTATCTATCGCTTAATTCGGTTCAACAAATATAAATGGAACTATTATTACTCCTATTTTTACCTCTTGTAGGTGCAATTATTACCTCACTACTTAAGGGCAATTCTGCCAAGGTAAGTGCTTTAGGTTTTGCACTTTTATCGCTTTGCGTTACAATTGGTTTATTAACTCAATTTACGCCAGATGCAACAACACAGTTTGCAGTAAATTATCCATGGATACAGCAATTAGGAATCAACTTCCATGCTGGTATTGATGGCATAAGTATGATAACGGTTATTTTAACAAACGTTTTAATGCCGTTGATTATTCTAGCAAGCTTTAAACACGAATACAAAAAAGCCAATGCTTTCTATGCATTAATCTTGTTTATGCAGAGCGGATTATTATTGGTATTTACTGCTTTAGATGGGTTTTTGTTCTATATAGGATGGGAAGCAGCTTTAATTCCAATTTACTTTATCTGCGCAATGTGGGGCGGAAAAGATAGAATTAAGGTAAACATGAAGTTTTTCGTTTACACCATTGCAGGTTCACTTTTCATGCTAGTAGGATTAATCTATTTATACCTTCAAGCTAAAAGTTTTGATATAACTGCATTTTATGCTTTGAACCTAGATTCATATCAACAAGGATGGGTTTTCTGGGCTTTCTTTATTGCTTTTGCTATTAAGATGCCAATATTCCCTTTCCATACTTGGCAACCAGATACCTATACAGAAGCTCCAACAACTGGAACAATGTTGTTATCAGGTATCATGTTAAAAATGGGTATCTACGGTGTAATTAGATGGTTATTGCCAATTGTACCACAAGGTGTAAATGATTGGATTTGTGTGGTGATGGTTCTTTCAGTAATTGGAATTATCTACGCTTCATTAATTGCCTTTACGCAGAAAGATGCTAAACGATTAGTGGCTTATTCATCAATTGCACACGTTGGGTTAATTGCTGCTGGAATTTTTGCAATGAGTACTCAAGGCTTACAAGGTGTAATGGTACAGATGTTAAGTCACGGCATTAATGTGGTAGGATTGTTTTTCGTATTGGATATCATTTCATCTCGCCTTAAAACAAATAAAATTGAAGAACTGGGTGGGTTGGCAAAAGTTGCTCCGAAATTAGCCATCACTTTCTTGATTATAGTTTTAGGAACAGTAGCCTTGCCAGGAACGAATGGTTTTATTGGAGAGTTTTTATTGTTGTACGGAGTTTATAACTACAACATGTGGTTGGGCATTGTAGCAGGGTTAACCATCATCTTTGGTGCGGTGTATATGCTTAGAATGTATCAAAAAGTAATGTTGGGCACTACCAACGACTTAACAATTGGCTTTACTGATATTAAAGGAACAGAAAAAATTGTGTTGTACAGTATCTGTGCATTAATTATTGTGATGGGTGTTTATCCAAAACCAATCATGCATTTATCTGAAGCATCGGTACAGCATTTATTAGAACAAATAAAATTAAAAGGGTTAAACTAAACAGATGAACATTATTATAACCATAGCTATAACAGCTTTTGTAGTACTTTATGCAGGTTTGTTTAAAGCAAAAAAAGCTTTGTTACCACTAACTCTTTTAGGTTTATTGGTTGCATTGGGCTTTGTAGCTTGTTCATGGAATAATCCAACAACTTACTACGGTATGATGCGAATGGATAATTTCGCATTAGCGTTTTCAGCTATTTCAATTGTAGGCACATTTTTTATCTTCTTACTAACGCAAAAATATTTTGCCGAAGGAAGTGATAATATCGCGGAATACTTTACATTGATTCTTTTTGCCTTATCTGGTATCGTAATCATGGTTTCTTACCAAAATATGTCGATGTTATTTATTGGGCTAGAGATCATGTCTGTAAGTTTATATATTCTCGCAGGTATTAGAAAGTTAAATTTTGCATCAAACGAGGCATCATTAAAATACTTTTTAATGGGCGCATTTTCTACAGGATTTTTATTGTTTGGGATCACGTTAATTTACGGAGCAACAGGTTCATTTGATATCGCTGTCATTCAACAATATTTAGTTGATAATGTGAAAACCATCTCTCCATTATTTTATCCTGGTGTAATTTTAGTAATGATCGGTTTGTGCTTCAAAGTTGGAGCAGCACCCTTCCATTTTTGGAAACCAGATGTTTATGAAGGTTCTCCATCTTTGATTACCGCATTTATGTCTACAGTTGTTAAAACTGCAGGCTTTGCGGCATTTTTGAGATTGTTTGCTGGTGCTTTTGAACCACTCCATGATTTCTGGGCACCTGCATTAATGGTAATCGTTATCATCACCCTGTGTATTGGAAACGTAACTGCACTTTATCAAAAGAACTTTAAAAGAATGCTTGCGTATTCAAGTATTTCTCACGCTGGATATTTATTGTTCTCTCTAGTTGTACTTTCAGCTAACTCTGCAAGTAATGTATTGGTTTATGCAGCTGCTTACACGTTTGCAAGTATCATCGCTTTTGCGGTATTAATTTTGGTTAAGCAAAAAGTTGGTAGCGACACAATTGATAGCTTTAATGGTTTAGGTAAAAGAAATCCGTTTGCTGCTTTTGCATTGACTGTTGCCATGCTTTCTTTGGCAGGAATTCCATTAACCGCAGGATTTATTGGAAAGTACGTTATGTTCTTAAATGTAATGGCTAACTACCAAGTTGCATTGGTAGTAATTGCTATTTTAAATGCATTGGTAGGTTTCTATTACTATTTCAAAGTGATTATTGCGGTGTGGTTTAAAGAAGGTGATGAAGTAGTTCTAGATACTCCTTTTCAATATAAAATCGTGTTGCTGCTTTCTGTAATAGTCACCTTATTATTAGGTGTTTATCCTGATTTGATTTTAAATTTGATATAGACTAAGATGTAGATTATTATTTGTAGTTTTACAAATAATCAAACCATGCAAGAATTCTGGAATTCATTACAGCATTTCATTGACCCTGAAAAATTACTTAAAGAGGGTGGTTTTTATGTTGTTGTGTTTGTAATTTTTGCAGAAACCGGCTTATTCTTTGGTTTCTTTTTACCAGGAGATTACTTATTGTTTTTAGCAGGAATGTTTGTCGCGACTGGCAGACTGGATGTAAATATTTACGTTCTTGTTTTAGCTTTAATAGTGGCCGCGGTATCAGGTAACTTTACTGGTTATTGGTTTGGTAGAAAAACCGGTCCAGTTTTATATAAAAGGAAAGATACTTTCTTTTTTAAGAAGAAGTACCTTAAAGCTGCAGAGCAATATTATAGAAAGCAAGGCGCTTTTGCTTTAATTATGGGTAGATTTGTGCCAATAGTTAGAACCTTTGCTCCTATTTTTGCGGGAGTTGTTAGATTAGAGATTAAAAAATTTGCACTTTATAACATTGCTGGTGCAATATTATGGATAGCATCCTTAACTTTGTTAGGGTATTTTTTAGGCAGAAGTTTTGCCGAACAAATAGAAGAATATTTGGTTTATATTATAATAGGTTTCATTGCCATTACTACTATACCACTTGTTGTCACTTTTGTGAAAAAACGAGTGAGTAAAGTAGAAGATGAAGATGAAATAGAGATTGAAGAAGAAAAAAATGAGTAAAGACAATCACCACCCGTGGCATAGCGTTTCTCCTGGCGAGAAACGACCAGAAACTGTAAATGCTATTATCGAAATCCCTAAAGGTTCAAAAGCGAAATACGAAATTGATAAAGATTCTAATCTAATTAAATTGGATAGAGTTTTGTTTTCATCTGTAATGTACCCTGCTAATTACGGCTTTATTCCACAAACGTATTGTGATGATAATGACCCATTGGATATTTTGGTTTTATGTTCAGTAGACGTTTATCCAATGACAATTATTGAAGCAAAAGTTATTGGTGTAATGCACATGGTAGATAATGGTGAACAAGATGATAAAATCATTGCAGTTGCGAAAAATGACATGTCGGTAAATTATATCAATGATTTATCAGAATTGCCTCCACATACAATGAAGGAAATTGTTAAATTTTTCCAAGATTACAAAGCATTAGAAGAAAAGCAAGTAACTATTGAGCACCTTTTAGGCAAACGTTACGCCCACAAGGTAATTCAAGAAAGTATAGAGTTATACGACAAAACTTTTAGAAATAACGATTAATGATTTACCCCGTCAGTATGTCAACCCTTGCAGTTTTTGGTGCATTTCTTCCAGTATCTGTATTAGCTATTGTAGCAACACCAGATACAGATGGAGGTTCGATTGGTTGGCGGCTATTATTTGCCCTATTTCTGGTATTATTAAACGGGTTTTTTGTAGCTGCTGAGTTTGCAATCGTAAAAGTAAGAGCTTCTCAAATCGAGATTAAAGCAAAGTCTGGCAGTAGGGTTGGAAAAATGGCTAAAAATATCGTCCATAATTTAGATGGATATTTAGCCGCCACTCAATTGGGTATTACGTTAGCATCACTTGGTTTAGGTTGGGTTGGTGAAGATGTAATGCACACTATATTTCAGAATATGTTTAATGGTTTTAACTTAAATGTAAGTGAAGCTTTTATTCATTCTGCATCAACTATTGTTGCTTTTTCTATTATTACCATTATGCATATTGTTTTTGGTGAGTTGGCGCCAAAATCTTTGGCTATACAAAGACCAGTTGCAACTACGATGTTTGTTTCTGTGCCTTTACAAATTTTTTATGTTGTATTTCGACCTTTCATTTGGGCCTTGAACAGCTTGGCAGCTATCATTTTAAAGCCATTTGGTATTAATACAGCAGGTGGACACGATTCTCTGCACAGCAATGAGGAGCTTCAATACTTATTAGATCAAGGTAAGGAAAGCGGTGCGCTAGAAGACAATGAACACGAACTCATTAAAAATGTATTCGACTTTAATGAGCGTGTTGTGAAAAACATCATGGTGCCTCGTACCAAGATATCTGGAATTGAATTGAGTACTTCAAAAGAAGAAGTTGTAGAGAAGATTATTGGCGAAGGTTATTCGAGAATGCCAGTTTTTGACGAAGTTATAGACAAGATTATTGGTATTATTCATGCTAAAGATGTACTGCCACTTTTAGCTAAAAATAAAGATTGGGCTTTAAGCGATATCATTAGAAAACCTTATTTCGTTCCTGAAACAAAAAAAATTAATGATTTACTAAGTGAGTTACAGCAAAAACGCATTCAGATTGCAATTGTAATTGATGAGTTTGGCGGAACAGCTGGTATGGTTACTTTAGAAGATATTGTAGAGGAAATTGTTGGAGAGATTCAAGACGAATATGATGAGGAAAAACCAACGGTAGAAAAAATTTCTGATACAGAATTTGTAATCAACGCTTACGCAACGGTTTATGATGTAAA encodes the following:
- the nuoK gene encoding NADH-quinone oxidoreductase subunit NuoK, which produces MDNLTSTMQTVPLNHYIWLCAIIFTIGVIGVLTRRNAIVIFMSVELMLNSVNLLLTAFSVHHNDPSGQVFVFFIMALAAAEVAVGLAIIVMVYRNTQSIDINVLNRLKW
- a CDS encoding inorganic diphosphatase — translated: MSKDNHHPWHSVSPGEKRPETVNAIIEIPKGSKAKYEIDKDSNLIKLDRVLFSSVMYPANYGFIPQTYCDDNDPLDILVLCSVDVYPMTIIEAKVIGVMHMVDNGEQDDKIIAVAKNDMSVNYINDLSELPPHTMKEIVKFFQDYKALEEKQVTIEHLLGKRYAHKVIQESIELYDKTFRNND
- a CDS encoding DedA family protein; amino-acid sequence: MQEFWNSLQHFIDPEKLLKEGGFYVVVFVIFAETGLFFGFFLPGDYLLFLAGMFVATGRLDVNIYVLVLALIVAAVSGNFTGYWFGRKTGPVLYKRKDTFFFKKKYLKAAEQYYRKQGAFALIMGRFVPIVRTFAPIFAGVVRLEIKKFALYNIAGAILWIASLTLLGYFLGRSFAEQIEEYLVYIIIGFIAITTIPLVVTFVKKRVSKVEDEDEIEIEEEKNE
- a CDS encoding NADH-quinone oxidoreductase subunit M — translated: MELLLLLFLPLVGAIITSLLKGNSAKVSALGFALLSLCVTIGLLTQFTPDATTQFAVNYPWIQQLGINFHAGIDGISMITVILTNVLMPLIILASFKHEYKKANAFYALILFMQSGLLLVFTALDGFLFYIGWEAALIPIYFICAMWGGKDRIKVNMKFFVYTIAGSLFMLVGLIYLYLQAKSFDITAFYALNLDSYQQGWVFWAFFIAFAIKMPIFPFHTWQPDTYTEAPTTGTMLLSGIMLKMGIYGVIRWLLPIVPQGVNDWICVVMVLSVIGIIYASLIAFTQKDAKRLVAYSSIAHVGLIAAGIFAMSTQGLQGVMVQMLSHGINVVGLFFVLDIISSRLKTNKIEELGGLAKVAPKLAITFLIIVLGTVALPGTNGFIGEFLLLYGVYNYNMWLGIVAGLTIIFGAVYMLRMYQKVMLGTTNDLTIGFTDIKGTEKIVLYSICALIIVMGVYPKPIMHLSEASVQHLLEQIKLKGLN
- a CDS encoding NADH-quinone oxidoreductase subunit N, giving the protein MNIIITIAITAFVVLYAGLFKAKKALLPLTLLGLLVALGFVACSWNNPTTYYGMMRMDNFALAFSAISIVGTFFIFLLTQKYFAEGSDNIAEYFTLILFALSGIVIMVSYQNMSMLFIGLEIMSVSLYILAGIRKLNFASNEASLKYFLMGAFSTGFLLFGITLIYGATGSFDIAVIQQYLVDNVKTISPLFYPGVILVMIGLCFKVGAAPFHFWKPDVYEGSPSLITAFMSTVVKTAGFAAFLRLFAGAFEPLHDFWAPALMVIVIITLCIGNVTALYQKNFKRMLAYSSISHAGYLLFSLVVLSANSASNVLVYAAAYTFASIIAFAVLILVKQKVGSDTIDSFNGLGKRNPFAAFALTVAMLSLAGIPLTAGFIGKYVMFLNVMANYQVALVVIAILNALVGFYYYFKVIIAVWFKEGDEVVLDTPFQYKIVLLLSVIVTLLLGVYPDLILNLI
- the nuoL gene encoding NADH-quinone oxidoreductase subunit L, which gives rise to MDNILWLVPLLPLLGFIINGLGRNTFSKGLIGLIGSGTILASFILSVILFTELQLAQHNQKFTVELFDWISAGNLHIPLSFLYDPLSSIMLLIITGIGFLIHLYSIGYMHEDAGFGKFFAYLNLFIFFMLILVLGSNYIVMFIGWEGVGLCSYLLIGFWYTNSNYASAAKKAFVMNRIGDLGFLIGVFLIFNTFGSVEFAKVFPQAASMMPGAGVMTLITILLFIGACGKSAQLPLFTWLPDAMAGPTPVSALIHAATMVTAGIYMIARSSVLFNLAPTTQMIIAIIGTATALIAAIIALTQTDIKKVLAYSTVSQLGYMFLGLGVGAYTGSFFHVLTHAFFKALLFLGAGSVIHAMHHEQDMRHMGGLKSKLKITFATMMIGTIAIAGIPPFSGFFSKDEILAHAFEYNKVLWAIGLLTAFLTAFYMFRMMFLTFSGKYRGTHHAEEHIHESPKVMTYPLIVLAILAAVGGLINIPHVFGGNEWLAHWLTGAGIAPKELELSHTEEFALMGASVLAALVALGYAYTKYVKNAYVPVPEEGKRSILAKISYNKFYLDEIYNAIITKPLDAFSKFFYRIIDKKVIDGLVNGFGWSATEGSKGLRLLQSGNVGFYIFMMVFGIVALLLYTYLSIA
- a CDS encoding hemolysin family protein → MSTLAVFGAFLPVSVLAIVATPDTDGGSIGWRLLFALFLVLLNGFFVAAEFAIVKVRASQIEIKAKSGSRVGKMAKNIVHNLDGYLAATQLGITLASLGLGWVGEDVMHTIFQNMFNGFNLNVSEAFIHSASTIVAFSIITIMHIVFGELAPKSLAIQRPVATTMFVSVPLQIFYVVFRPFIWALNSLAAIILKPFGINTAGGHDSLHSNEELQYLLDQGKESGALEDNEHELIKNVFDFNERVVKNIMVPRTKISGIELSTSKEEVVEKIIGEGYSRMPVFDEVIDKIIGIIHAKDVLPLLAKNKDWALSDIIRKPYFVPETKKINDLLSELQQKRIQIAIVIDEFGGTAGMVTLEDIVEEIVGEIQDEYDEEKPTVEKISDTEFVINAYATVYDVNEHLPHDLPEDEDFDTVGGLVSHAFGKIPEVGDSEECYGYLFTILKKTEQNIETIKLELVINKSDMVDTH